From one Pontibacillus sp. HMF3514 genomic stretch:
- the ruvX gene encoding Holliday junction resolvase RuvX, whose translation MKIIGLDVGEKTIGVAISDAFGWTAQGITTLRWEEGNYDDAVQKLTPYIQEHEVSQIVVGLPKNMNGTIGERGEASQTFAKHVGEQFQLEVELWDERLTTMAAERVLLDADMSRKKRKQVIDKMAAVMILQSYLDAKSR comes from the coding sequence ATGAAAATAATTGGATTAGATGTTGGAGAAAAAACGATAGGGGTAGCAATCAGTGATGCATTTGGTTGGACAGCACAAGGAATTACCACACTTCGTTGGGAAGAAGGGAATTACGATGATGCTGTACAGAAGCTAACCCCTTATATCCAGGAACACGAAGTCAGCCAAATTGTTGTTGGACTTCCGAAGAATATGAATGGTACGATTGGTGAACGCGGTGAAGCGAGTCAAACGTTTGCGAAGCATGTAGGCGAACAATTTCAGTTAGAAGTTGAGCTATGGGACGAACGTTTAACAACAATGGCCGCGGAACGTGTTCTTTTGGATGCGGATATGAGTAGAAAAAAACGCAAACAAGTCATTGATAAAATGGCGGCTGTTATGATTTTGCAAAGTTATTTAGATGCAAAAAGTAGATGA
- the alaS gene encoding alanine--tRNA ligase, producing the protein MKSLNSAQVRQMFLDFFKEKGHSVEPSASLVPHEDPTLLWINSGVATLKKYFDGRVIPDNPRIVNAQKSIRTNDIENVGKTARHHTFFEMLGNFSIGDYFKEESIKWGWEFLTSSDWLDLDEERLSVTVHPEDDEALKIWRDQVGVPEERIIRLEENFWDIGEGPSGPNTEIFYDRGESYGNDLNDPELYPGGENERYLEIWNLVFSQFNHNPDDTYTPLPKKNIDTGMGLERILSVMQDTPTNFETDLFMPIIKRTEQLADTEYNASEEKDVAFKVIADHMRTVSFAIGDGALPSNEGRGYVLRRLLRRAVRFAKQIGIHEPFMYKLVPDVADIMEDFYPEVQKKQDFIQNVIKTEEERFHETLNDGLDILTKIIKEESEKGKNVFPGTEVFRLYDTYGFPKELTEEYVHEAGFTLDEEGFQQEMERQRERARNARQKVDSMQIQSGVLGEVTAHSEFVGYEDLETYTNIVELIKNKDFASEASEGDEVYLFLEKTPFYAESGGQVGDKGWIQTEEATLEVLDVQSAPNGQNLHHAMVQEGTIRKGEQVKARVERGSRSHIVKNHTATHLLHQALKDVLGDHVNQAGSLVTADRLRFDFSHFGSVSNEELQQIEQVVNEKVWNSIPVAIDYHSLEEAKNMGAMALFGEKYGDEVRVVKMGDYSIELCGGCHVTNTAEVGLFKIISESGIGAGTRRIEAVTAKGAYEYMSGKQALLNEAASLLKTKPEGVPERIEGLFQEMRDLQREKESLSTKLSNLEASSILDQVEEVEGVPLLAKKVDVSDMNALRNMVDELKQKVSSGIILLASVNNGKVQLAAGVSKDLMDQGYHAGNLIKEVATRCGGGGGGRPDMAQAGGKNPEQVDEALEYAKTYVQSVSSQG; encoded by the coding sequence ATGAAATCACTTAACTCAGCGCAAGTACGACAAATGTTTCTCGATTTCTTTAAAGAAAAAGGACACAGTGTAGAGCCTAGTGCCTCACTCGTTCCTCATGAGGACCCAACACTTCTTTGGATTAACAGTGGTGTAGCAACACTGAAAAAGTATTTTGACGGTCGTGTGATTCCAGATAATCCAAGAATCGTTAATGCTCAAAAATCGATCCGTACCAATGACATTGAAAACGTTGGAAAGACAGCACGTCACCATACGTTTTTCGAAATGCTAGGAAACTTCTCCATTGGTGATTACTTCAAAGAAGAATCCATTAAATGGGGTTGGGAATTCTTAACAAGCTCGGACTGGTTAGACTTAGATGAAGAGCGTTTAAGCGTAACGGTACACCCAGAAGATGATGAAGCACTGAAAATCTGGCGTGATCAGGTAGGCGTTCCGGAAGAGCGTATTATTCGTTTAGAAGAGAACTTCTGGGACATTGGTGAAGGACCAAGTGGCCCGAATACTGAGATCTTCTATGATCGTGGTGAGTCTTATGGTAACGATTTGAATGACCCGGAGCTTTATCCTGGTGGAGAGAATGAACGTTATTTAGAAATCTGGAACCTAGTATTTTCACAATTCAACCACAACCCAGATGACACTTATACACCATTACCGAAGAAGAACATCGATACGGGAATGGGCTTAGAGCGTATTCTTTCTGTTATGCAAGATACACCAACAAACTTTGAAACAGATCTATTTATGCCTATAATCAAGCGCACAGAACAGCTTGCTGATACAGAATATAATGCTTCTGAAGAAAAAGACGTTGCATTTAAAGTAATTGCTGATCACATGCGTACTGTTTCTTTCGCAATTGGTGATGGAGCACTACCATCCAACGAAGGTCGTGGATATGTTCTACGTCGTTTATTAAGAAGAGCTGTCCGTTTTGCGAAACAGATTGGCATTCATGAGCCATTTATGTATAAGCTCGTGCCAGATGTTGCGGATATTATGGAAGATTTCTATCCAGAAGTTCAAAAGAAACAAGATTTCATTCAAAATGTTATTAAAACAGAAGAAGAACGTTTCCACGAAACATTAAATGATGGGTTAGACATTTTAACGAAAATCATTAAAGAAGAATCAGAGAAAGGAAAAAACGTATTCCCAGGTACTGAAGTATTCCGTTTGTATGACACTTATGGATTTCCGAAAGAACTTACAGAAGAGTATGTTCATGAAGCAGGATTCACATTAGATGAGGAAGGGTTCCAACAAGAAATGGAACGTCAACGTGAGCGCGCACGTAATGCTCGTCAGAAAGTGGATTCTATGCAGATTCAATCAGGCGTCTTAGGTGAAGTAACTGCTCATAGTGAGTTTGTGGGTTATGAAGACCTTGAAACATACACAAACATCGTTGAACTTATAAAAAACAAAGATTTTGCAAGTGAAGCGAGTGAAGGCGACGAAGTGTACTTGTTCTTAGAGAAAACACCTTTCTATGCAGAAAGTGGAGGACAAGTTGGAGACAAAGGTTGGATTCAAACGGAGGAAGCAACGCTAGAAGTACTTGATGTTCAGAGCGCTCCGAATGGTCAAAACTTACACCATGCAATGGTACAAGAAGGAACCATTCGTAAAGGGGAGCAAGTTAAAGCACGAGTTGAACGTGGTTCACGATCACACATTGTGAAAAACCACACGGCAACGCACCTATTACATCAAGCTTTAAAGGACGTATTAGGCGATCATGTTAACCAGGCAGGTTCTTTAGTAACTGCAGATCGCTTACGGTTTGACTTCTCTCATTTTGGTTCTGTATCAAATGAAGAGCTGCAGCAAATTGAACAAGTCGTTAACGAAAAAGTTTGGAATTCAATCCCTGTCGCTATAGACTACCATTCCTTAGAGGAAGCGAAAAACATGGGTGCAATGGCTCTGTTTGGTGAAAAGTATGGAGATGAAGTACGCGTTGTGAAAATGGGTGACTATTCAATTGAGCTATGTGGAGGTTGTCACGTAACCAACACAGCTGAAGTTGGTCTATTTAAGATTATTTCAGAATCAGGCATTGGAGCTGGAACACGACGCATTGAAGCTGTAACAGCAAAAGGCGCATACGAGTATATGAGTGGGAAGCAAGCTTTATTAAATGAAGCAGCCAGCCTGCTGAAAACAAAGCCTGAAGGTGTACCTGAGCGAATTGAAGGATTATTCCAAGAGATGAGAGACCTACAACGTGAAAAGGAATCTCTATCCACGAAGTTGTCCAATTTAGAAGCATCTTCTATCCTTGACCAGGTTGAAGAAGTCGAAGGGGTACCATTATTAGCTAAAAAAGTAGATGTATCTGATATGAACGCACTACGAAATATGGTTGATGAATTAAAACAAAAAGTTTCTTCAGGGATTATCCTCTTGGCTTCTGTTAACAATGGTAAAGTACAGCTTGCTGCTGGAGTTTCTAAAGACTTAATGGACCAAGGCTACCATGCAGGAAACTTAATTAAAGAAGTTGCTACTCGTTGTGGTGGCGGCGGTGGAGGCCGTCCAGACATGGCTCAAGCTGGCGGCAAAAATCCTGAACAAGTAGACGAAGCACTAGAATATGCAAAAACTTATGTGCAATCCGTTTCTTCTCAAGGCTAA
- a CDS encoding ATP-dependent RecD-like DNA helicase, which yields MAMEEQLEGQLDTERGFIKGESVRMIYHNDEEHFSIALIRIEETNESIEDSEVVVKGHFSPLDKGEMYIFYGDLKDHPKFGEQYQVNHYQKDIPTSKEGIVLYLSSDLFYGIGKTTAERIVATLGDRAIQHILQNPSVLDDVPYLKRDKADQLVADLRKHQGFEHVVIALSEYGFGLQMAQKIYEAYQDKALEVLQDNPYQFVFDIDGFGFKRADEIASKHQISMDHPTRIQAACLYAINQWVQQGHVYAPSERFAEEVLAVLNDEEGMISNDIISREMKQLADEEKVILENGNIYLPSLYYAESGFVQQLHRVMLNEVEEEYTQAELMKIVGEIEDEEDLSYGKEQFEAIEKALNSNIMILTGGPGTGKTTVIKGIITAYAKMNRKSLKPADYDQDEPYPFLLTAPTGRAAKRMNESTGIPAVTIHRLLGWTGGEAFERDHNNPLTGKILIIDEFSMVDIWLANQLFRAIPEGMQVLLVGDDDQLPSVGPGQVLSDLISSEKIPAVQLQEVYRQKEGSKIIQLAHDMKRGTCDRQSLTKANDFNFISCPEPQVLPVIEKVYAKAMEKGHNLKDIQILAPMYRSKIGIHSLNHDIQQLANPPSRQKREIQLKDLTYRTGDKVIQLINQPESGVYNGDIGEIVAIYKEDETQEQKEKLTVSFEGKEVEYLKKDLTQITHAYCTSIHKSQGSEFQIVILPVVRGFSRMLRRNLLYTAVTRSKQSLIICGDEEAFIRGVNTVDTNQRYTTLQERLQELLDRPEDDEQDDEEELSPYDFM from the coding sequence ATGGCAATGGAAGAGCAATTAGAAGGACAATTGGATACAGAACGTGGCTTTATCAAAGGTGAATCCGTTCGTATGATTTACCATAATGATGAAGAGCACTTTTCCATTGCACTTATTCGTATCGAGGAAACGAATGAGTCGATTGAAGATAGTGAAGTCGTGGTAAAAGGTCATTTTTCTCCTTTAGATAAAGGGGAAATGTACATTTTTTATGGAGATTTAAAGGATCACCCTAAATTTGGTGAGCAATACCAGGTTAATCATTATCAAAAGGATATCCCGACATCTAAAGAGGGGATTGTCCTATACTTATCTAGTGACTTATTTTATGGAATTGGAAAAACAACAGCTGAGCGGATTGTTGCAACGCTAGGCGACCGTGCTATCCAACATATATTACAAAATCCTTCTGTTCTCGATGATGTTCCATACTTAAAACGTGATAAAGCGGATCAACTTGTAGCAGACCTACGCAAACATCAAGGGTTTGAACATGTTGTTATTGCGTTATCGGAGTATGGGTTTGGGTTGCAAATGGCACAAAAGATATATGAGGCTTATCAAGATAAAGCATTAGAGGTTCTTCAGGACAATCCTTATCAGTTTGTTTTTGATATCGATGGATTTGGGTTTAAAAGGGCAGATGAAATCGCATCTAAACACCAAATAAGCATGGACCATCCCACTCGTATTCAGGCTGCTTGTCTTTATGCCATAAATCAGTGGGTCCAACAAGGTCATGTTTATGCGCCTTCTGAACGGTTTGCAGAAGAAGTATTAGCAGTTTTAAATGATGAAGAGGGTATGATATCCAATGATATTATTTCCCGAGAAATGAAACAGCTGGCTGATGAAGAGAAAGTCATATTGGAGAACGGCAATATTTACTTGCCATCTTTATACTATGCAGAATCAGGCTTTGTTCAACAGCTTCATCGAGTGATGTTAAATGAAGTAGAGGAAGAATATACCCAAGCAGAACTGATGAAAATTGTAGGTGAGATTGAAGACGAAGAAGATCTTAGTTATGGTAAAGAGCAATTTGAAGCTATAGAAAAAGCGCTCAATTCAAATATTATGATTTTGACAGGTGGTCCTGGTACTGGGAAAACTACCGTTATTAAAGGGATTATTACCGCCTACGCTAAAATGAATCGAAAGTCGTTAAAGCCTGCAGATTATGATCAAGATGAGCCCTACCCTTTCTTACTTACAGCTCCAACAGGTCGGGCAGCAAAACGCATGAATGAATCTACTGGTATCCCTGCGGTAACCATTCATAGGCTTTTAGGTTGGACTGGTGGTGAAGCCTTTGAACGAGACCACAACAATCCTCTGACGGGAAAAATACTTATTATTGATGAGTTTTCAATGGTAGATATATGGCTTGCTAATCAATTGTTTCGAGCTATCCCTGAAGGCATGCAAGTGCTCTTAGTAGGGGACGATGATCAGCTTCCTTCTGTAGGTCCAGGTCAAGTCTTATCGGATTTAATCTCTTCAGAGAAGATACCTGCAGTTCAGTTACAGGAAGTGTATCGCCAAAAAGAAGGCTCTAAGATTATTCAACTAGCCCATGATATGAAACGAGGGACTTGTGATCGTCAATCCTTAACGAAGGCGAATGACTTTAATTTCATTTCATGTCCAGAACCACAAGTTTTGCCCGTGATTGAAAAAGTGTACGCTAAAGCAATGGAGAAAGGGCATAACCTTAAAGATATTCAAATTTTAGCTCCTATGTATCGTTCCAAGATTGGGATCCATTCGCTAAATCATGATATTCAGCAATTGGCGAACCCACCTTCGAGACAAAAAAGAGAAATTCAGTTAAAGGATTTAACCTATCGAACTGGGGATAAAGTGATTCAGCTCATAAATCAGCCTGAATCTGGGGTTTATAATGGAGATATCGGTGAAATTGTAGCCATTTACAAAGAAGATGAAACACAGGAGCAGAAGGAAAAGCTGACCGTTTCATTTGAAGGGAAAGAGGTTGAATATCTAAAAAAAGATTTAACCCAAATCACCCATGCATACTGCACGTCGATCCACAAATCTCAAGGTAGTGAATTCCAGATTGTGATTTTACCTGTAGTTCGTGGGTTTTCTCGTATGCTTCGTCGAAACTTATTGTACACTGCTGTTACAAGAAGTAAGCAGTCGTTAATCATTTGTGGTGATGAAGAGGCATTTATACGTGGTGTGAATACGGTGGATACAAACCAGCGCTACACAACTCTCCAAGAAAGATTGCAGGAACTACTGGATCGACCTGAAGATGATGAACAGGATGATGAGGAAGAACTTTCCCCTTATGACTTTATGTAA
- the greA gene encoding transcription elongation factor GreA, with product MAEDKSYYMTQEGKEKLEEELHYLKTEKRQEVVERIKIARGFGDLSENSEYDAAKDEQAFVESRISHVENMIRNAVIIENDTGNKNEVQLGKSVTFQEIPDGDEETYTIVGSAEADPFEGKISNESPMAKSLMGREVGEEVTVATPGGDIDVKIMKVE from the coding sequence ATGGCTGAAGACAAAAGCTATTATATGACTCAAGAAGGAAAAGAGAAGTTAGAAGAAGAACTGCATTATTTGAAAACAGAAAAGCGCCAGGAAGTTGTAGAGCGCATCAAAATTGCACGTGGATTCGGAGATTTATCTGAGAACTCTGAATATGATGCTGCGAAGGATGAACAAGCCTTTGTAGAATCCCGTATCTCTCATGTGGAAAATATGATACGTAACGCTGTAATTATTGAAAATGATACTGGTAATAAAAATGAAGTTCAACTTGGTAAATCTGTTACGTTCCAGGAGATTCCTGATGGGGACGAAGAAACTTACACAATCGTAGGAAGCGCTGAGGCTGATCCATTTGAAGGTAAAATTTCAAATGAATCCCCAATGGCGAAAAGCCTGATGGGTCGCGAAGTCGGTGAAGAAGTAACTGTAGCCACTCCAGGTGGAGACATCGACGTTAAGATTATGAAAGTAGAGTAG
- the mltG gene encoding endolytic transglycosylase MltG — MSTSNHDDHTNENKKKSSDEARTVRRIVAIVLSVIVIAIAAVGISGYLYVKSGLEPVDPNDTTRKTVEIPIGSSVSKIGSILENKGIIEDSRIFRFYIKFRNKSGFQAGEYKFSPSMTLDEITETLKTGKIVEEAVATVTIPEGKTIQQIADIYSNKMSFDKEEFVEKTKDVQYVESLIEKHPSILSDVILEPEIRNPLEGYLFAATYQFYKEDPSVEEVIEKMLQKTEEVVTPYLDGINEKDLTVHEAVTFASLLEKEARTVEDRKKIAGVFYNRLEIDMALQTDPTVLYALGKHKDRVLHKDLEVDSPYNTYKYPGIPVGPISNFAQNSLDAVVNPVNSENFYFVAAPSGEVYYAEDYDEHLRLKNKYLP, encoded by the coding sequence ATGTCGACCTCAAACCATGATGATCATACAAATGAAAATAAGAAAAAAAGTAGTGATGAGGCGAGAACTGTACGTAGAATTGTAGCTATCGTATTAAGTGTTATCGTCATTGCCATCGCTGCGGTTGGTATATCAGGATACTTATATGTAAAATCAGGTTTAGAACCAGTAGACCCAAATGATACGACAAGGAAAACGGTTGAGATCCCGATCGGTTCTTCCGTTTCAAAGATAGGCTCGATCCTAGAGAACAAAGGTATTATTGAAGATAGTCGAATTTTTCGATTTTATATTAAATTCCGAAATAAATCAGGTTTCCAAGCTGGTGAGTATAAATTTTCACCATCTATGACTCTTGATGAAATTACGGAAACATTAAAAACAGGTAAGATTGTTGAAGAAGCTGTAGCTACAGTTACGATTCCAGAAGGAAAGACCATCCAACAAATTGCTGATATCTACTCTAATAAGATGAGTTTTGATAAAGAGGAATTCGTAGAAAAAACTAAAGATGTTCAATATGTTGAATCATTAATAGAGAAACATCCTAGTATTTTATCTGATGTCATTCTAGAGCCAGAGATTCGCAATCCACTAGAAGGTTACTTATTTGCAGCTACCTATCAATTTTATAAAGAAGACCCTTCAGTAGAAGAGGTTATTGAAAAGATGCTGCAAAAAACAGAAGAAGTGGTTACCCCATACCTAGATGGTATTAACGAAAAAGATTTAACGGTTCATGAAGCTGTTACATTTGCATCCTTACTTGAGAAAGAAGCACGGACTGTAGAGGATCGTAAAAAAATCGCAGGTGTCTTTTATAACCGTTTAGAAATTGACATGGCTCTTCAAACGGACCCTACGGTACTATATGCATTAGGTAAACATAAGGATAGAGTCTTGCACAAGGATTTAGAAGTAGATTCTCCTTATAACACCTATAAGTACCCAGGTATTCCAGTAGGTCCGATTTCGAACTTTGCTCAGAATTCTTTAGATGCTGTTGTGAATCCTGTCAACTCAGAAAACTTCTATTTCGTAGCTGCACCAAGTGGTGAGGTTTACTATGCAGAAGATTATGATGAACACCTAAGATTAAAAAATAAATATTTACCATAA
- a CDS encoding IreB family regulatory phosphoprotein, with translation MSSMDKTMKFNFSEEPFEKNVKEVLLSVHETLQEKGYNPINQIVGYLLSGDPAYIPRHKDARNLIRKMERDELIEELVKFYIEEQQKQEG, from the coding sequence ATGAGTTCCATGGATAAGACCATGAAGTTCAATTTTTCTGAAGAACCATTTGAGAAAAATGTGAAGGAAGTATTATTGTCCGTTCATGAAACATTGCAAGAAAAAGGGTATAACCCGATTAACCAGATTGTCGGCTACTTATTATCTGGTGATCCTGCCTATATCCCAAGACACAAAGATGCACGAAATTTAATTCGTAAAATGGAAAGAGACGAATTAATTGAGGAGTTAGTGAAATTCTATATAGAGGAACAACAAAAACAAGAGGGCTAA
- the udk gene encoding uridine kinase yields MSEKPVVIGVAGGTGSGKTTVTRSIFQQFTDKTILMMEQDYYYKDQSHLPFEERLKTNYDHPLAFDNDLLMEHIQRLLNRESIEKPVYDYKLHTRSDEVIPTESKDVIILEGIMVLEDERLRDLMDIKVFVDTDADVRIIRRLLRDINERGRTIDSVIDQYINVVRPMHLQFVEPTKRYADIIIPEGGQNHVAIDLMTTKIKTILDERAN; encoded by the coding sequence ATGAGTGAGAAACCAGTAGTCATTGGTGTCGCAGGAGGAACTGGTTCTGGTAAAACCACTGTAACACGCTCTATTTTTCAACAATTTACAGATAAAACGATTTTAATGATGGAACAAGATTATTACTATAAAGACCAAAGCCACCTTCCATTTGAAGAACGACTAAAAACAAATTATGATCATCCTTTAGCCTTTGACAATGATTTATTAATGGAACATATTCAAAGACTTTTAAATCGTGAATCCATTGAAAAACCTGTATATGATTATAAACTTCATACTAGATCTGATGAGGTTATCCCTACAGAATCAAAGGATGTTATTATTCTAGAAGGTATCATGGTTCTTGAAGACGAGCGTTTACGAGACCTAATGGATATTAAGGTTTTCGTAGATACAGATGCAGATGTACGTATTATTCGTCGTCTATTGCGAGATATTAATGAGAGAGGTAGAACTATTGACTCTGTCATTGATCAATATATTAACGTCGTTCGCCCGATGCATTTACAATTCGTAGAGCCAACGAAGCGTTATGCAGACATTATTATTCCTGAAGGCGGACAAAACCATGTAGCTATTGATCTTATGACAACGAAGATCAAAACGATATTAGATGAGCGTGCAAATTAG
- a CDS encoding DUF1292 domain-containing protein: MALEEKERIIIPDENGEEHLFEVLFKFDVDQTGHSYIAVVPVEQQESEEVEVFAFRYEEKDDEQDDLALYQIETDEEWEMVEEVLNTLTDEEE, encoded by the coding sequence ATGGCATTAGAAGAAAAAGAGCGAATTATTATTCCAGATGAAAACGGTGAAGAACATTTATTTGAAGTACTGTTCAAGTTCGATGTTGATCAAACAGGTCATTCTTACATCGCTGTAGTACCTGTAGAACAACAAGAATCTGAAGAAGTTGAAGTATTTGCTTTCCGTTATGAGGAAAAAGATGACGAGCAAGACGACCTAGCTCTTTATCAGATTGAGACTGATGAAGAATGGGAAATGGTTGAAGAAGTCCTCAATACGCTTACAGATGAGGAAGAATAA
- a CDS encoding YrzQ family protein, producing MNRTLTSLAAIGAGAAFLSRGRRRRGRRGFSDLFSQKSMKRIRKRVNKAFR from the coding sequence ATGAATCGTACACTAACATCTCTTGCAGCAATTGGAGCAGGAGCTGCATTCCTTTCAAGAGGTAGAAGAAGAAGAGGACGTAGAGGATTCTCCGATTTGTTTTCTCAAAAATCGATGAAACGAATCCGTAAGAGAGTAAACAAAGCTTTTCGTTAA
- a CDS encoding O-methyltransferase, which translates to MIDPKQETYLMKTLDEPDEHIQQLQTYAQDHRVPIMEPLGIEFLEQLIRMKQPKRILEIGAAIGYSAIRMAQCYPHSEIVTVEREEQRYHEAVQNIQDAQLENRIKVVFGDALEVSDDLLSQGPYDVLFIDAAKGQYQRFFELFTPSLAKDGVIISDNVLFKGYVADNPNDGSNKAKIARKIEAYNEWLIQHPDFKTNIVPIGDGVAISTKR; encoded by the coding sequence ATGATTGATCCTAAGCAAGAAACGTATTTAATGAAAACGTTGGATGAACCAGATGAACACATTCAACAGTTGCAAACATATGCTCAAGATCATCGTGTGCCAATCATGGAACCGTTAGGCATAGAGTTTTTAGAACAACTGATCCGTATGAAACAGCCCAAAAGAATTTTGGAAATAGGCGCAGCTATCGGTTATTCTGCTATACGTATGGCTCAGTGCTACCCTCATAGTGAAATCGTAACGGTTGAACGAGAGGAACAACGCTACCATGAAGCGGTGCAAAATATTCAAGATGCTCAACTAGAGAATCGTATTAAAGTCGTTTTCGGTGATGCTCTTGAAGTTTCAGACGACCTTTTATCTCAGGGGCCTTATGATGTACTTTTCATCGATGCAGCAAAGGGACAGTATCAACGATTTTTTGAACTGTTTACCCCTTCACTGGCTAAAGATGGCGTAATTATCTCGGATAATGTCCTTTTTAAAGGGTATGTTGCTGATAATCCCAATGATGGTTCTAACAAAGCTAAAATAGCTCGTAAAATAGAAGCTTATAATGAGTGGCTTATCCAACACCCTGATTTTAAAACCAATATTGTACCTATTGGTGACGGAGTGGCTATAAGTACAAAACGATAA
- a CDS encoding tetratricopeptide repeat protein, translated as MDALNQGIQYMQEQKYEEAAQSFTQAIEENPEDPLGYVNFGNLLLHMNDLERAERFFQKAIEKDPETATAHYGLGNVYYEQQKYEQAQEPFQQAIKQGLEESDAYYMLGLSFLYQEQFKLAMPYLQRAAELSPEDADVHFQYGLCLAQVGLLDEATQTFHHVLELNDQHSDAHYNLGVSHLFKEEPYKALEHFDKAIEIQSDHMLAMHAKGQVEEMLNSNKENE; from the coding sequence ATGGACGCATTAAATCAAGGAATTCAATACATGCAAGAACAAAAATATGAAGAAGCGGCACAATCTTTTACACAAGCTATTGAAGAAAATCCAGAAGATCCTTTGGGGTACGTGAATTTTGGTAATTTACTTTTACACATGAACGACTTAGAACGTGCAGAGCGCTTCTTTCAAAAAGCGATTGAAAAAGATCCAGAAACAGCTACAGCTCATTACGGTCTAGGTAATGTTTATTATGAGCAGCAAAAATATGAACAAGCTCAAGAACCTTTTCAACAAGCCATTAAGCAAGGGTTAGAAGAAAGTGATGCTTACTACATGCTTGGGTTGAGCTTTTTATATCAAGAGCAATTTAAATTAGCTATGCCTTACTTACAACGTGCAGCTGAATTATCTCCAGAAGATGCAGATGTTCACTTCCAGTACGGTCTTTGCCTAGCTCAAGTTGGTTTATTGGATGAGGCAACGCAAACTTTCCATCATGTGCTAGAATTAAATGACCAGCATAGTGATGCTCATTACAACTTAGGGGTTTCTCACCTCTTTAAAGAGGAGCCTTATAAGGCATTAGAGCATTTTGATAAAGCAATTGAAATTCAGTCTGATCACATGTTAGCCATGCATGCAAAAGGACAAGTAGAAGAAATGTTGAATTCTAATAAAGAGAATGAGTAA
- a CDS encoding AI-2E family transporter gives MIIFLLMKLFPFYRSFLRILFQLMIPFVIALFIAYLLHPVVEALHEKHVPRWAAILIIYILFFGGVGYGLYRAYPVFLSQLKDFSENLPGFVDTYREWIYSLYERTSFLPERVHDRMDHILENVEKLGEDFITSLGTRLTGLFDIFIIVAVIPVLVFYMLKDFPVMKNVLWNLTPSKYRKEGKEVLTEIDESLGGYIRGQLLVCLFVGVISMLLLWVIGMKYPLLLGGIMGVTNIIPYFGPIIGAVPAVILAFTMSTKMVLFVIITVFVVQLIESNLLSPFIVGKSLHIHPILIIFALLLGGEIAGVIGMIIAVPVLTIARVLIHHIKPLQRER, from the coding sequence TTGATTATATTTTTACTCATGAAGTTATTTCCGTTTTATCGCTCATTTCTTCGAATCTTATTTCAATTAATGATCCCGTTTGTCATAGCACTATTTATAGCGTACCTATTACACCCAGTTGTTGAAGCGTTACATGAGAAACATGTTCCACGATGGGCAGCTATCTTAATTATTTATATTTTATTTTTTGGAGGAGTAGGTTATGGGCTGTATCGTGCTTACCCAGTCTTCTTAAGCCAACTCAAAGACTTCAGTGAAAACTTGCCAGGTTTTGTGGATACGTATCGAGAGTGGATATATAGTTTATATGAACGCACATCCTTCTTGCCTGAGCGTGTACATGATCGCATGGATCACATTCTAGAAAACGTGGAAAAGTTAGGGGAAGATTTTATAACTTCTCTTGGTACAAGACTTACAGGATTATTTGATATTTTTATTATTGTTGCAGTAATCCCTGTACTCGTTTTCTATATGTTAAAAGATTTCCCTGTTATGAAAAATGTTCTCTGGAATCTTACGCCTTCTAAGTATCGAAAGGAAGGAAAAGAGGTCTTAACTGAAATAGATGAAAGTTTAGGTGGATACATACGTGGGCAGTTACTTGTCTGCCTCTTTGTTGGTGTGATTTCGATGCTTCTCCTTTGGGTAATCGGTATGAAATATCCATTGCTTTTAGGTGGAATCATGGGAGTTACAAATATTATTCCTTATTTTGGTCCGATCATTGGAGCAGTGCCTGCTGTGATATTAGCTTTTACCATGTCGACCAAAATGGTGCTATTTGTGATTATAACAGTATTTGTGGTACAGCTGATCGAAAGTAATCTATTATCACCTTTCATCGTTGGTAAGAGCCTGCATATCCATCCGATTTTAATTATTTTTGCATTACTATTGGGGGGAGAAATTGCAGGGGTGATTGGTATGATAATTGCTGTTCCGGTATTAACGATTGCTCGTGTATTGATTCATCATATCAAACCATTACAACGAGAGCGTTGA